The DNA segment GCCTCATCCGTAGAGACCGACACTGCCGCGAACAACGGTTACTTCGTGATCTTCTACCGCCAAGTTGCGCACAGCCTAGCGTGATCTTTGACGAGACAGTTACGGCGGTGTCGGTGGCGCTGGTGGCCCGACGGGGTGGGCCGTTCCGCCTTGAGAACGAACAGCATGTGGCGACTCGACGAAGGACAACGACGATGAATTACTCTGTGTTGCCGCCGGAGATCAATTCGTTGCGGATGTTCGTCGGTGCCGGGTCGGCGCCGATGCTTCGACGGCGGCGCGCCTGGGACGGGTTGGCCGCGGAGTTGGCGACGGCGCGTCGTCGTTTTCGGCGGTGACCTCGGGGCTGGCCGGGCAGGCCTGGCAGGGGTCCGGCGGCGGCGGCCATGACGACGGCGGCAGTTTCGTATG comes from the Mycobacterium shinjukuense genome and includes:
- a CDS encoding PPE domain-containing protein: MNYSVLPPEINSLRMFVGAGSAPMLRRRRAWDGLAAELATARRRFRR